Proteins from one Thermodesulfobacteriota bacterium genomic window:
- a CDS encoding MMPL family transporter, translated as ALLGLRSPTRALLALLPAALASGATFGLLGLLGIPLNPMNFVAVPLVLGLGIDDGLHLVTQAWKRPEQPIAAILAESGWAVTCTTATTLAGFGALLTARHGGLVSLGGLVCLGVALSWAATVVVLPPLLRWERGGRP; from the coding sequence CGCCCTGCTCGGCCTGCGCTCCCCCACCCGGGCGCTCCTCGCGCTTCTCCCGGCGGCCCTTGCCTCCGGAGCGACCTTCGGTCTCCTGGGCCTCCTGGGGATTCCCCTCAACCCCATGAACTTCGTCGCCGTGCCGCTGGTCCTGGGCCTGGGGATCGACGACGGCCTCCACCTGGTCACCCAAGCGTGGAAGCGGCCGGAGCAGCCCATCGCAGCCATCCTGGCCGAGAGCGGGTGGGCCGTCACATGTACCACGGCCACGACCCTCGCGGGCTTCGGCGCCCTGCTCACGGCCCGGCACGGGGGACTGGTGTCCCTCGGCGGCCTCGTGTGCCTGGGGGTAGCTCTGTCCTGGGCCGCCACGGTCGTCGTGCTCCCTCCCCTGCTGCGGTGGGAGCGCGGGGGGCGCCCGTGA